From a single Ailuropoda melanoleuca isolate Jingjing chromosome 12, ASM200744v2, whole genome shotgun sequence genomic region:
- the KLK12 gene encoding kallikrein-12 isoform X2 has protein sequence MEDPAGTGIRTWRRATLGSSILFLLSVTGLSQPATEKIVKGKECARHSQPWQVGLFEGTNLRCGGVLIDRRWVLTAAHCSGRYWVRLGEHSLSKLDWTEQIRRSGFSVTHPGYQGARHNHDNDLRLLRLGTPVPLTHSVQPLPLPTTCAAAGTKCQISGWGITNQPWNPFPDLLQCLNVSIVSSATCQAVFPGRITDNMVCASGKEGADACQGDSGGPLVCGGVLQGLVSWGTVEPCGQKGIPGVYTNICKYVDWIRMVMRKN, from the exons ATGGAGGACCCAGCGGGCACAGGGATAAg GACCTGGAGGCGGGCCACCCTGGGTTCCAGCATCCTGTTCCTCCTCTCTGTTACTG GGCTCAGTCAACCGGCCACAGAGAAGATTGTCAAAGGCAAGGAATGTGCCCGTCACTCGCAGCCTTGGCAGGTGGGGCTGTTTGAGGGTACCAACCTGCGCTGTGGGGGGGTCCTCATTGACCGCAGGTGGGTCCTCACAGCTGCTCACTGCAGTGGCAG GTACTGGGTGCGCCTGGGGGAGCACAGCCTCAGTAAGCTGGACTGGACGGAGCAGATCCGGCGCAGCGGCTTCTCCGTGACCCACCCCGGCTACCAGGGAGCCCGGCACAACCATGACAATGACCTCCGGCTCCTGCGACTGGGCACCCCCGTCCCCTTGACTCACAGcgtccagcccctgcccctgcccaccaccTGTGCGGCGGCAGGCACCAAGTGCCAGATCTCGGGCTGGGGCATCACGAATCAACCATGGA ACCCATTCCCGGACCTGCTCCAATGCCTCAACGTCTCCATCGTTTCCAGTGCGACCTGCCAGGCTGTGTTCCCGGGGAGAATCACGGACAACATGGTGTGTGCCAGTGGCAAGGAAGGGGCGGATGCCTGCCAG GGTGACTCTGGGGGCCCCCTGGTATGCGGAGGAGTCCTTCAGGGTCTGGTGTCCTGGGGGACCGTGGAGCCTTGTGGGCAAAAAGGCATCCCAGGGGTCTACACCAATATTTGCAAATACGTGGACTGGATCCGGATGGTCATGAGGAAGAACTAA
- the KLK12 gene encoding kallikrein-12 isoform X1, with the protein MEDPAGTGIRTWRRATLGSSILFLLSVTGLSQPATEKIVKGKECARHSQPWQVGLFEGTNLRCGGVLIDRRWVLTAAHCSGSRYWVRLGEHSLSKLDWTEQIRRSGFSVTHPGYQGARHNHDNDLRLLRLGTPVPLTHSVQPLPLPTTCAAAGTKCQISGWGITNQPWNPFPDLLQCLNVSIVSSATCQAVFPGRITDNMVCASGKEGADACQGDSGGPLVCGGVLQGLVSWGTVEPCGQKGIPGVYTNICKYVDWIRMVMRKN; encoded by the exons ATGGAGGACCCAGCGGGCACAGGGATAAg GACCTGGAGGCGGGCCACCCTGGGTTCCAGCATCCTGTTCCTCCTCTCTGTTACTG GGCTCAGTCAACCGGCCACAGAGAAGATTGTCAAAGGCAAGGAATGTGCCCGTCACTCGCAGCCTTGGCAGGTGGGGCTGTTTGAGGGTACCAACCTGCGCTGTGGGGGGGTCCTCATTGACCGCAGGTGGGTCCTCACAGCTGCTCACTGCAGTGGCAG CAGGTACTGGGTGCGCCTGGGGGAGCACAGCCTCAGTAAGCTGGACTGGACGGAGCAGATCCGGCGCAGCGGCTTCTCCGTGACCCACCCCGGCTACCAGGGAGCCCGGCACAACCATGACAATGACCTCCGGCTCCTGCGACTGGGCACCCCCGTCCCCTTGACTCACAGcgtccagcccctgcccctgcccaccaccTGTGCGGCGGCAGGCACCAAGTGCCAGATCTCGGGCTGGGGCATCACGAATCAACCATGGA ACCCATTCCCGGACCTGCTCCAATGCCTCAACGTCTCCATCGTTTCCAGTGCGACCTGCCAGGCTGTGTTCCCGGGGAGAATCACGGACAACATGGTGTGTGCCAGTGGCAAGGAAGGGGCGGATGCCTGCCAG GGTGACTCTGGGGGCCCCCTGGTATGCGGAGGAGTCCTTCAGGGTCTGGTGTCCTGGGGGACCGTGGAGCCTTGTGGGCAAAAAGGCATCCCAGGGGTCTACACCAATATTTGCAAATACGTGGACTGGATCCGGATGGTCATGAGGAAGAACTAA
- the KLK11 gene encoding kallikrein-11 isoform X2 — protein sequence MMILRLIMLALLTGHVGGETRIIKGYECSPHSQPWQVALFQKTRLLCGATLIAPKWLLTAAHCRKPRYVVHLGEHNLQRRDGCEQTRTATESFPHPDFNNSLPNKDHRNDIMLVKMATAAFITRAVRPLTLSSRCVTPGTRCLISGWGTTSSPQLHLPHTLRCANITIIKHEECETAYPGNVTDTMGDSGGPLVCDGSLQGIISWGQDPCAVTKKPGVYTKVCKYVDWIQKTMENN from the exons ATGATGATTCTACGATTAATCATGCTTGCTCTGTTGACAG GGCATGTAGGGGGAGAGACCAGGATCATCAAGGGGTACGAGTGCTCTCCTCATTCCCAGCCCTGGCAGGTGGCTCTATTCCAGAAGACAAGGCTGCTCTGTGGGGCAACCCTCATCGCTCCCAAATGGCTCCTGACAGCCGCTCACTGCCGCAAGCC CCGATACGTAGTTCACCTGGGGGAACACAATCTCCAGCGGCGGGATGGCTGTGAGCAGACCCGAACGGCCACGGAGTCCTTCCCCCACCCAGACTTCAACAACAGCCTCCCCAACAAAGACCATCGCAACGACATCATGCTGGTCAAGATGGCGACAGCAGCCTTCATCACCAGGGCCGTGCGACCGCTCACCCTGTCATCGCGCTGTGTCACTCCTGGCACCCGCTGCCTCATCTCTGGCTGGGGCACCACATCCAGCCCCCAGT TGCACCTGCCCCATACCTTGCGATGCGCCAACATCACTATCATCAAGCACGAGGAGTGTGAGACGGCCTACCCCGGCAACGTCACAGACACCATG GGTGACTCTGGGGGCCCTCTGGTCTGTGATGGATCTCTTCAAGGCATTATCTCCTGGGGCCAGGATCCGTGTGCTGTCACCAAAAAGCCTGGTGTCTATACAAAGGTCTGCAAATATGTAGACTGGATCCAGAAGACTATGGAGAACAACTAG
- the KLK11 gene encoding kallikrein-11 isoform X1: protein MMILRLIMLALLTGHVGGETRIIKGYECSPHSQPWQVALFQKTRLLCGATLIAPKWLLTAAHCRKPRYVVHLGEHNLQRRDGCEQTRTATESFPHPDFNNSLPNKDHRNDIMLVKMATAAFITRAVRPLTLSSRCVTPGTRCLISGWGTTSSPQLHLPHTLRCANITIIKHEECETAYPGNVTDTMVCASVREEGKDSCQGDSGGPLVCDGSLQGIISWGQDPCAVTKKPGVYTKVCKYVDWIQKTMENN, encoded by the exons ATGATGATTCTACGATTAATCATGCTTGCTCTGTTGACAG GGCATGTAGGGGGAGAGACCAGGATCATCAAGGGGTACGAGTGCTCTCCTCATTCCCAGCCCTGGCAGGTGGCTCTATTCCAGAAGACAAGGCTGCTCTGTGGGGCAACCCTCATCGCTCCCAAATGGCTCCTGACAGCCGCTCACTGCCGCAAGCC CCGATACGTAGTTCACCTGGGGGAACACAATCTCCAGCGGCGGGATGGCTGTGAGCAGACCCGAACGGCCACGGAGTCCTTCCCCCACCCAGACTTCAACAACAGCCTCCCCAACAAAGACCATCGCAACGACATCATGCTGGTCAAGATGGCGACAGCAGCCTTCATCACCAGGGCCGTGCGACCGCTCACCCTGTCATCGCGCTGTGTCACTCCTGGCACCCGCTGCCTCATCTCTGGCTGGGGCACCACATCCAGCCCCCAGT TGCACCTGCCCCATACCTTGCGATGCGCCAACATCACTATCATCAAGCACGAGGAGTGTGAGACGGCCTACCCCGGCAACGTCACAGACACCATGGTGTGTGCCAGTGTTCGGGAAGAGGGCAAGGACTCCTGCCAG GGTGACTCTGGGGGCCCTCTGGTCTGTGATGGATCTCTTCAAGGCATTATCTCCTGGGGCCAGGATCCGTGTGCTGTCACCAAAAAGCCTGGTGTCTATACAAAGGTCTGCAAATATGTAGACTGGATCCAGAAGACTATGGAGAACAACTAG
- the KLK10 gene encoding kallikrein-10: MGPPHFHLCTASGTRALARLLLPLLVTQLWAAEAVLLPRNDTGLDLVASGAPCARGSQPWQVSLFNGLSFHCAGVLVDKSWVLTAAHCGNSNPLWARIGDDHLLLLQGEQLRRTTRHVIHPKYHQGSGPILPRRTDEHDLMLLKLARPAVLGPRIQTLRLPYRCAQPGDECQVAGWGTTATRRVKYNKGLSCSKVTVLSPKECEVFFPGVITNNMMCAGLDQGQDPCQSDSGGPLVCDETLQGILSWGAYPCGSAQRPAVYTQICKYSSWIEKTMRSN, translated from the exons ATGGGACCCCCGCACTTCCACCTGTGCACCGCCTCTGGCACCCGGGCCCTGGCGaggctgctgctgccgctgctcgTGACGCAACTCTGGG ccgCGGAGGCGGTGCTGCTCCCCAGAAACGACACGGGCTTGGACCTCGTGGCCTCGGGCGCTCCATGCGCACGCGGTTCGCAGCCCTGGCAGGTCTCCCTCTTCAATGGCCTCTCGTTCCACTGCGCGGGCGTCCTGGTGGACAAGAGCTGGGTGCTTACAGCCGCTCACTGCGGGAACAGCAA TCCTCTGTGGGCTCGCATCGGGGACGACCACCTGCTCCTGCTCCAGGGTGAGCAGCTCCGGCGGACCACTCGCCACGTTATCCACCCCAAGTACCACCAGGGCTCGGGCCCCATCCTGCCGAGGCGGACAGACGAGCATGACCTCATGCTGCTGAAGCTGGCCAGGCCCGCTGTGCTGGGGCCTCGCATCCAGACGCTGCGTCTGCCCTACCGCTGTGCCCAGCCTGGAGACGAGTGTCAGGTTGCTGGCTGGGGCACCACGGCTACACGAAGAG TGAAGTACAACAAGGGCCTGAGTTGCTCCAAGGTCACTGTCCTGAGCCCTAAAGAGTGCGAGGTCTTCTTCCCTGGTGTCATCACCAACAACATGATGTGTGCAGGACTGGACCAGGGTCAGGACCCCTGCCAG AGTGACTCTGGTGGCCCTCTGGTCTGTGATGAGACTCTGCAGGGCATCCTTTCATGGGGCGCTTACCCCTGCGGCTCCGCTCAGCGTCCAGCTGTCTACACTCAGATCTGCAAATACAGCTCCTGGATCGAGAAAACCATGCGCTCCAACTGA
- the KLK9 gene encoding kallikrein-9, protein MRLVFVCALLSLLAGHGGADTRAIGAEECRPNSQPWQAGLFYLTHLFCGASLISDRWLLTAAHCQKPYLWVRLGEHHLWQWEGPEQLFRATDFFPHPGFNKDLRAHDHSDDIMLIRLPRKAYLGPAVQPLNLSQTCVPPGAQCLISGWGAVSSPRVQYPLTLQCANISILDHKLCHRAYPGHISDSMLCAGLWEGGRGSCQGDSGGPLVCDGTLAGVVSGGAEPCSRPRRPAVYTSVCHYVDWIRKTMEDN, encoded by the exons ATGAGGCTGGTATTCGTCTgtgctctgctttctctcctggcAG GGCATGGCGGGGCAGACACCCGAGCCATCGGGGCTGAGGAATGCCGCCCCAACTCGCAGCCCTGGCAGGCCGGCCTTTTCTACCTCACCCACCTCTTCTGCGGGGCTTCGCTCATCAGTGACCGCTGGCTGCTCACAGCTGCCCACTGCCAAAAGCC GTATCTGTGGGTCCGCCTTGGGGAGCACCACCTCTGGCAATGGGAGGGCCCAGAGCAACTGTTCCGGGCCACGGACTTCTTCCCTCACCCTGGGTTCAACAAAGACCTCAGGGCGCATGACCACAGTGATGACATCATGCTGATCCGTCTGCCCAGGAAGGCCTACCTGGGACCTGCTGTGCAGCCCCTCAACCTCAGCCAGACCTGTGTCCCCCCAGGCGCCCAGTGCCTCATCTCAGGCTGGGGGGCCGTGTCCAGTCCTAGGG TGCAGTACCCTCTCACACTACAATGTGCCAACATCAGCATCCTGGATCACAAACTCTGCCATCGGGCATATCCGGGCCACATCTCGGACAGTATGCTCTGTGCTGGCCTCTGGGAGGGCGGCCGGGGCTCCTGCCAG GGTGACTCTGGGGGCCCCCTGGTTTGCGATGGGACCCTGGCGGGTGTGGTGTCTGGGGGTGCTGAGCCCTGCTCCAGACCCCGGCGCCCGGCTGTGTACACCAGCGTGTGCCACTACGTGGACTGGATCCGAAAGACCATGGAAGACAACTGA
- the KLK8 gene encoding kallikrein-8 isoform X1 → MGHPSPAAVWTWMFLLLLLEAWTGRLRAQESKVLGGQECEAHSQPWQTALFQGIRLLCGGVLIDENWVLTAAHCKKQKYTVRLGDHSLKNKDSSEQEMAVAQSIPHPCYNSSNEDHSHDLMLIRLRGRASLGPKVKPINLADHCPEVGQKCTISGWGTITSPRENFPDTLNCAEVEIFPQKKCQDVYPGQVTDAMICAGNSNGADSCQEWRHQLSSLQVILTVFFLDWTFETPFSCLLGRFRGSAGVWWCSPGHHILGIRPLWAA, encoded by the exons ATGGGACATCCCTCACCTGCTGCGGTCTGGACCTGGATGTTCCTGCTCTTGCTGCTGGAAGCCTGGACAG GACGCTTGAGGGCACAGGAGTCCAAGGTGCTGGGCGGCCAGGAGTGTGAGGCCCATTCGCAGCCTTGGCAGACGGCCTTGTTCCAGGGCATCCGGCTGCTATGCGGGGGTGTCCTCATCGATGAAAACTGGGTCCTTACGGCAGCACACTGTAAAAAACA GAAGTACACAGTACGCCTGGGGGATCACAGCCTGAAGAATAAGGACAGTTCAGAGCAAGAAATGGCTGTGGCTCAATCCATCCCGCACCCCTGCTACAACAGCAGCAATGAGGACCACAGCCATGATCTCATGCTCATCCGACTACGCGGTCGGGCATCCCTGGGGCCCAAAGTGAAGCCCATCAACCTGGCGGATCACTGCCCTGAAGTTGGCCAGAAGTGCACCATCTCAGGCTGGGGCACCATCACCAGCCCCCGAG AGAATTTTCCTGACACCCTCAACTGCGCAGAAGTAGAAATCTTTCCCCAGAAGAAGTGTCAGGATGTCTACCCCGGGCAAGTCACAGATGCTATGATTTGTGCAGGCAACAGCAATGGGGCCGACTCATGCCAG GAATGGAGACATCAGCTCAGTTCCCTCCAAGTAATCCTCACTGTCTTCTTTCTGGATTGGACCTTTGAGACACCATTCTCTTGCCTCCTTG GGAGATTCCGGGGGTCCGCTGGTGTGTGGTGGTGTTCTCCAGGGCATCACATCCTGGGGATCAGACCCCTGTGGGCGGCCTGA
- the KLK8 gene encoding kallikrein-8 isoform X2, whose translation MGHPSPAAVWTWMFLLLLLEAWTGRLRAQESKVLGGQECEAHSQPWQTALFQGIRLLCGGVLIDENWVLTAAHCKKQKYTVRLGDHSLKNKDSSEQEMAVAQSIPHPCYNSSNEDHSHDLMLIRLRGRASLGPKVKPINLADHCPEVGQKCTISGWGTITSPRENFPDTLNCAEVEIFPQKKCQDVYPGQVTDAMICAGNSNGADSCQGDSGGPLVCGGVLQGITSWGSDPCGRPDRPGVYTNICRYLDWIKKTIGSRG comes from the exons ATGGGACATCCCTCACCTGCTGCGGTCTGGACCTGGATGTTCCTGCTCTTGCTGCTGGAAGCCTGGACAG GACGCTTGAGGGCACAGGAGTCCAAGGTGCTGGGCGGCCAGGAGTGTGAGGCCCATTCGCAGCCTTGGCAGACGGCCTTGTTCCAGGGCATCCGGCTGCTATGCGGGGGTGTCCTCATCGATGAAAACTGGGTCCTTACGGCAGCACACTGTAAAAAACA GAAGTACACAGTACGCCTGGGGGATCACAGCCTGAAGAATAAGGACAGTTCAGAGCAAGAAATGGCTGTGGCTCAATCCATCCCGCACCCCTGCTACAACAGCAGCAATGAGGACCACAGCCATGATCTCATGCTCATCCGACTACGCGGTCGGGCATCCCTGGGGCCCAAAGTGAAGCCCATCAACCTGGCGGATCACTGCCCTGAAGTTGGCCAGAAGTGCACCATCTCAGGCTGGGGCACCATCACCAGCCCCCGAG AGAATTTTCCTGACACCCTCAACTGCGCAGAAGTAGAAATCTTTCCCCAGAAGAAGTGTCAGGATGTCTACCCCGGGCAAGTCACAGATGCTATGATTTGTGCAGGCAACAGCAATGGGGCCGACTCATGCCAG GGAGATTCCGGGGGTCCGCTGGTGTGTGGTGGTGTTCTCCAGGGCATCACATCCTGGGGATCAGACCCCTGTGGGCGGCCTGACAGACCTGGTGTCTACACCAACATTTGCCGCTACTTGGACTGGATCAAGAAGACCATAGGCAGCAGGGGTTGA